A stretch of Gorilla gorilla gorilla isolate KB3781 chromosome 9, NHGRI_mGorGor1-v2.1_pri, whole genome shotgun sequence DNA encodes these proteins:
- the SCN4B gene encoding sodium channel regulatory subunit beta-4 isoform X1: protein MNNISIVLRDLEFSDTGKYTCHVKNPKENNLQHHATIFLQVVDRLEEVDNTVTLIILAVVGGVIGLLILVLLIKKLIIFILKKTQEKKKECLVSSSGNDNTENGLPGSKAEEKPPSKV, encoded by the exons ATGAACAACATTTCCATTGTGCTGAGGGACCTGGAGTTCAGCGACACGGGCAAATACACCTGCCATGTGAAGAACCCCAAGGAGAATAATCTCCAGCACCACGCCACCATCTTCCTCCAAGTCGTTGATAGAC TGGAAGAAGTGGACAACACAGTGACACTCATCATCCTGGCTGTCGTGGGCGGGGTCATCGGGCTCCTCATCCTCGTCCTGCTGATCAAGAAACTCATCATCTTCATCCTGAAGAAGACTCAGGAGAAGAA gaAGGAGTGTCTCGTGAGCTCCTCGGGGAATGACAACACGGAGAACGGCTTGCCTGGCTCCAAGGCAGAGGAGAAACCACCTTCAAAAGTGTGA
- the SCN4B gene encoding sodium channel regulatory subunit beta-4 isoform X2: MPGAGDGGKAPARWLGTGFLGLFLLPVTLSLEVSVGKATDIYAVNGTEILLPCTFSSCFGFEDLHFRWTYNSSDAFKILIEGTVKNEKSDPKVTLKDDDRITLVGSTKEKMNNISIVLRDLEFSDTGKYTCHVKNPKENNLQHHATIFLQVVDRLEEVDNTVTLIILAVVGGVIGLLILVLLIKKLIIFILKKTQEKKKECLVSSSGNDNTENGLPGSKAEEKPPSKV; the protein is encoded by the exons ATGCCCGGGGCTGGGGACGGAGGCAAAGCCCCGGCGAGATGGCTGGGCACTGGGTTTTTGG GCCTCTTCCTGCTCCCCGTAACCCTGTCGCTGGAGGTGTCTGTGGGAAAGGCCACCGACATCTACGCTGTCAATGGCACGGAGATCCTGCTGCCCTGCACCTTCTCCAGCTGCTTTGGCTTCGAGGACCTCCACTTCCGGTGGACCTACAACAGCAGTGACGCATTCAAGATT CTCATAGAAGGGACTGTGAAGAATGAGAAGTCTGACCCCAAGGTGACGTTGAAAGACGATGACCGCATCACTCTGGTAGGCTCTACTAAGGAGAAGATGAACAACATTTCCATTGTGCTGAGGGACCTGGAGTTCAGCGACACGGGCAAATACACCTGCCATGTGAAGAACCCCAAGGAGAATAATCTCCAGCACCACGCCACCATCTTCCTCCAAGTCGTTGATAGAC TGGAAGAAGTGGACAACACAGTGACACTCATCATCCTGGCTGTCGTGGGCGGGGTCATCGGGCTCCTCATCCTCGTCCTGCTGATCAAGAAACTCATCATCTTCATCCTGAAGAAGACTCAGGAGAAGAA gaAGGAGTGTCTCGTGAGCTCCTCGGGGAATGACAACACGGAGAACGGCTTGCCTGGCTCCAAGGCAGAGGAGAAACCACCTTCAAAAGTGTGA